One stretch of Euphorbia lathyris chromosome 7, ddEupLath1.1, whole genome shotgun sequence DNA includes these proteins:
- the LOC136201041 gene encoding phenylalanine N-monooxygenase CYP79D16-like, with protein sequence MLINKPVFRWIHNLMNELNTEIACIRLGNVHVITVTCPIISCQFLKQQDSIFATRPLVMSSQIASSGYLTAVLAPDAEQWKKMKQILVSEMLSPSKQKLFYAKRLEEANHLVGYVYNQCSKCDHGGLVNIRFVSQHYCANLIRNILFNRRSFPEGKNDGGPSFEDEEHVDAVFAMLAHIYAFSVSDYLPCLEGLDLDCHGKIMKEANKIMKKYQNPLIEERFRQWKIRENKEVEDLLDVFITLKDPNGDPLLSKEEIQAQISEIMLAVVDNPSNAIEWALAEMINQPEIQAKAVEELDRVVGKERLVEESDFPQLNYIKACVREAFRLHPVTPFNLPHVAMTDTIVGNYFIPKGSHVLLSRMGLGRNSKVWDEPEKFKPERHLKNEGCSQVTLSEPNLRFISFSTGKRRCPGIEMGTSMTVMLFARLLQGFSWTTPSNQTSLDLTESTDSLALSKPLVVLALPPLPLYLYHY encoded by the exons ATGCTTATAAACAAGCCCGTCTTTCGATGGATTCACAATCTTATGAACGAATTAAACACCGAAATCGCTTGTATCCGTCTAGGAAATGTGCATGTAATAACCGTTACTTGTCCAATCATCAGCTGCCAATTCTTAAAACAACAAGATTCTATTTTTGCAACCAGACCTTTAGTAATGTCGTCTCAAATCGCGTCTAGCGGGTACTTGACAGCAGTACTCGCTCCGGATGCAGAGCAATGGAAGAAAATGAAGCAAATTCTTGTATCGGAAATGCTTTCTCCGTCGAAACAAAAGTTATTCTACGCGAAAAGGCTCGAAGAAGCTAATCATCTTGTTGGTTATGTGTACAACCAATGCTCGAAATGTGACCACGGTGGCTTGGTAAACATCCGAtttgtctcgcaacattattgtGCGAATTTGATTCGGAATATATTGTTCAATAGGAGATCTTTTCCGGAAGGAAAGAATGATGGAGGACCTAGTTTTGAGGATGAAGAACATGTTGATGCGGTTTTCGCTATGCTCGCTCATATATATGCGTTTTCGGTGTCGGATTATTTGCCTTGCTTGGAAGGGCTTGACTTGGATTGCCATGGGAAAATTATGAAGGAAGCTAACAAGATTATGAAGAAATATCAAAATCCTTTAATTGAAGAAAGGTTTCGACAATGGAAGATTAGGGAAAACAAAGAAGTGGAGGACTTGCTTGATGTGTTTATTACACTAAAAGATCCTAATGGTGACCCTTTGCTATCCAAGGAAGAAATTCAAGCTCAAATAAGT GAAATAATGTTAGCCGTAGTCGACAATCCTTCAAATGCGATAGAATGGGCACTAGCGGAGATGATAAACCAGCCTGAAATTCAAGCAAAAGCCGTAGAAGAATTAGATAGAGTTGTTGGAAAAGAGAGATTGGTTGAAGAATCTGATTTCCCacaattaaattatatcaaGGCATGCGTAAGAGAAGCTTTTCGTCTCCACCCTGTaactccattcaatcttcctCATGTTGCCATGACCGATACAATAGTTGGTAACTACTTCATTCCTAAAGGCAGCCACGTTCTTCTCAGTCGTATGGGCCTCGGGCGGAACTCTAAAGTCTGGGATGAACCCGAAAAGTTCAAGCCTGAGCGACATTTGAAGAATGAGGGATGTAGTCAAGTTACCTTATCGGAGCCTAATTTACGTTTTATCTCCTTCAGCACCGGAAAACGTAGATGTCCGGGAATAGAAATGGGAACGTCAATGACTGTGATGTTGTTTGCTAGGCTTCTACAAGGATTTAGCTGGACAACACCTTCTAACCAAACAAGCCTTGATCTCACTGAGTCTACCGATAGTCTTGCACTATCTAAGCCTTTGGTTGTATTAGCACTTCCTCCTTTACCACTATATCTTTACCATTATTAA